In the Anastrepha obliqua isolate idAnaObli1 chromosome 1, idAnaObli1_1.0, whole genome shotgun sequence genome, one interval contains:
- the LOC129253199 gene encoding hormone receptor 4-like, translating into MTSISTVANKVPISTSNSSNQSSAGSNSNTTAATAATSLPSTLLAARSSTPPLPPLPTSFVAIKCGSRNNEPTTNTNINNHTGHHKFNHTDRPAPLPHPLTLEPPTSLGYIAHHGHHTTILPSSASPSAASALSSAMCTSSLSTFQPAPPPPPHHFNSLDYRERNQTHYKHGHGYQQQREQSQQRTNTLDRRSAGAAPSASGCIGDYNQISPHYLQTFDSLDPYGVANLHLYRSQSKSQIYGRGSASGSGSGSNDGSTHDAVLYHSNSTLNHYQQQQQHQLQTSEQQHYQSGGQHRSLNQPQHHHHSLKHSKGGGNKTHKNKASAHQQQQQQLTQQQKPAKSRSSRSLQQHQQQPPAAEKAGKSSRGGGMERKHNNNCVASNNTAQISNISKANSITSQYSSSSESMQCDNNYY; encoded by the coding sequence cagcacaagcaacagcagcaaccaaAGTAGCGCTGGCAGCAACTCCAACACAACAGCAGCAACGGCAGCAACATCTTTGCCATCAACCTTATTGGCAGCGCGCTCAAGCACCCCACCCCTGCCGCCATTGCCGACATCCTTTGTAGCCATTAAGTGCGGCAGTCGCAACAACGAACccaccaccaacaccaacaTCAACAACCACACTGGTCATCATAAATTTAATCACACAGACAGACCCGCACCTTTGCCACACCCACTCACACTTGAACCGCCCACGTCATTGGGCTACATTGCACACCACGGCCACCACACCACTATTCTGCCGTCATCCGCATCACCATCGGCTGCATCTGCATTATCATCGGCCATGTGCACGTCCTCACTGTCGACATTCCAGCCAGCGCCGCCACCGCCGCCGCATCACTTCAACTCCTTGGACTACCGCGAACGCAATCAAACGCACTACAAGCATGGACATGGCTATCAGCAGCAGCGCGAGCAATCACAGCAGCGCACCAACACACTGGATCGACGCAGCGCTGGTGCTGCCCCTTCAGCCTCGGGTTGTATTGGCGACTACAATCAAATCAGTCCGCACTACTTGCAAACCTTCGACAGTCTCGATCCTTACGGTGTGGCCAATCTGCATTTATATCGCAGCCAATCTAAGTCGCAGATTTATGGACGTGGCAGCGCTAGCGGTAGTGGCAGCGGCAGCAATGATGGCTCCACGCACGATGCCGTACTATATCACAGCAATAGCACATTGAATCActatcaacagcagcagcagcaccagctGCAAACTAGCGAACAGCAACATTATCAATCCGGTGGTCAGCACCGCTCACTGAATCAGCCACAGCATCATCATCACAGTTTGAAGCATAGTAAAGGTGGCGGCAATAAGACGCACAAGAACAAGGCGAGtgcacatcaacaacaacaacagcaattgacacaacaacaaaaacctgcAAAATCACGTAGCAGTCGCTCATTGCAGCAGCATCAACAGCAACCACCAGCAGCCGAGAAGGCTGGCAAAAGTAGTCGCGGTGGCGGTATGGAGCGCaagcacaacaacaattgcGTCGCCAGCAACAACACAGCACAGATTAGTAACATAAGTAAAGCCAATTCAATAACAAGTCAATACTCGAGCTCCAGTGAGAGCATGCAATGCGACAATAATTACTATTAG
- the LOC129235519 gene encoding uncharacterized protein LOC129235519, with product MTTTTTTKAITATRSFDGELLWQREATEFIERFPQRRRPHGTLRPSASAGALYKKGTTVTTINKRASGGELLTAQQRHQRDLFSGDLGIPEVRSHVGSMVHTFETLAMQRKLADQERAKERAWALQQQQQWEREQLQLRQSKYMPTLTSAVHTTTYTYDTPTHASRASQHGTSNSKYHQLKRKSHESRQRLIQLSKEQLLAAFGSHAGKSEKRQPATSASKKLANSYSAQTLAIESNSKALTTDGSPHKRQRTLSLRSANATRSPNGDDDLAQQYGHMDDDYRKNLFGTLASRGHAPTLQLTMNSSNGMGGYAKGNAPYNSLRGSQEDGDFGVSNDLNAENDDEAIIVNAAFDEIFAGYSGADDDEEEYNVGNSEEQMVSLSELDDDVFKSLGASQINNLGCPGSTPMKFPLIAVGAQKKAPPPPPPPPLTATAHTPSIKNIDIQLSTPSTKRKHTIMPLAKQKQRSTTLHNLFDRLKATQTKVKRPFTKISSDSLLKQDQLNIEQMTHALHKYPPQLDLYREVGEGKAADERTGCNDADAADDDFLRGSTLSQSFVRQMHMRQDKEKAKKKMPAPAPPITSKLQSNSASGVNAVNGAPRPHLSQRRTKSSNELLLDDLAIQARRYQRATSRKYPAPATPKKQQPPMLGQVMKVADAGEEALRSYKQNRDSSRGHGVGADTTRSERNEYGSFLRGSAEI from the coding sequence ATgacgacgacaacaacaacaaaggcaaTCACCGCCACGCGTTCCTTCGATGGTGAACTCCTTTGGCAACGAGAGGCGACGGAATTTATAGAACGTTTTCCACAACGTCGTCGTCCGCATGGCACGCTTCGTCCCAGCGCCTCAGCTGGTGCACTTTACAAAAAAGGCACCACTGTAACGACGATCAATAAGCGCGCCAGTGGTGGCGAACTATTAACAGCACAACAGCGACATCAACGCGATCTCTTTAGCGGTGACTTGGGCATACCAGAGGTGCGTTCACACGTCGGCAGTATGGTGCACACTTTCGAAACCCTCGCCATGCAGCGCAAACTAGCTGATCAAGAGCGTGCCAAAGAGCGCGCTTGGGCattgcagcagcaacagcaatggGAACGGGAGCAACTGCAGTTGAGACAAAGTAAGTATATGCCGACTCTGACTAGCGCCGTGCACACGACCACATACACATATGACACGCCCACACACGCTTCACGCGCTTCTCAGCACGGCACCAGTAACAGTAAATACCATCAACTCAAACGTAAATCACACGAATCGCGGCAGCGTCTTATACAACTTAGTAAAGAACAGCTATTAGCTGCCTTCGGCAGCCATGCCGGTAAGAGTGAGAAACGGCAGCCCGCGACGTCGGCAAGCAAAAAACTTGCCAATAGCTATAGCGCACAAACGCTGGCTATCGAAAGTAATAGCAAAGCACTTACAACTGATGGTAGCCCGCATAAACGACAACGTACTTTGAGTCTGCGTAGTGCGAACGCGACGCGCTCCCCAAATGGTGATGATGACTTGGCGCAGCAATATGGCCATATGGATGACGATTACCGCAAAAATCTCTTCGGCACCCTGGCAAGTAGAGGGCACGCGCCGACGTTGCAGCTAACGATGAACAGCAGTAATGGCATGGGTGGTTATGCAAAGGGAAATGCGCCTTATAATAGTCTGCGCGGCAGCCAAGAAGATGGCGATTTTGGTGTCAGCAACGATTTGAACGCGGAAAATGATGATGAGGCAATCATTGTAAATGCCGCTTTCGATGAAATATTCGCCGGCTATAGCGGCGCCGACGATGACGAAGAAGAATACAATGTTGGTAAtagcgaagagcaaatggttagTCTTAGCGAGCTGGATGACGATGTCTTCAAATCGCTTGGCGCAAGCCAAATCAACAATCTTGGCTGCCCTGGCAGCACGCCAATGAAGTTCCCGCTAATAGCAGTAGGCGCACAGAAAAaagcaccaccaccaccaccaccaccgccactaACAGCAACAGCGCATACgccttcaataaaaaatatagacaTACAATTGTCAACGCCATCAACTAAGCGTAAGCATACCATAATGCCGCTTGCCAAACAGAAGCAACGTTCCACCACGCTGCATAACCTCTTCGATCGCCTCAAGGCGACACAGACCAAAGTGAAGCGTCCGTTTACCAAAATATCGTCGGACAGTCTACTGAAACAGGATCAATTGAATATTGAACAGATGACGCATGCTCTGCACAAATATCCACCACAATTAGATCTTTATCGCGAAGTAGGTGAAGGCAAAGCCGCCGACGAGCGTACGGGTTGCAACGATGCAGATGCGGCAGATGACGACTTTCTACGCGGCTCCACATTAAGCCAATCATTTGTGCGTCAAATGCATATGCGACAAGACAAAGAAAAagctaagaaaaaaatgccCGCACCGGCGCCACCCATCACATCCAAATTGCAATCGAACAGCGCCAGCGGCGTGAATGCTGTAAATGGCGCACCGCGCCCACACCTATCGCAACGGCGCACTAAATCGTCAAATGAATTGCTGCTCGATGATTTGGCAATACAAGCGCGACGTTATCAGCGTGCAACAAGTCGTAAGTATCCGGCACCAGCGACGCCAAAAAAACAGCAACCGCCGATGCTGGGGCAAGTAATGAAAGTGGCCGATGCGGGAGAGGAAGCGTTACGCAGCTACAAACAGAATCGCGACAGCAGTAGGGGACATGGCGTTGGCGCTGATACGACGCGTAGCGAACGCAATGAGTATGGCAGCTTTCTGCGTGGCAGCGCGGAAATTTAA